Proteins from one Sphaeramia orbicularis chromosome 17, fSphaOr1.1, whole genome shotgun sequence genomic window:
- the zzz3 gene encoding ZZ-type zinc finger-containing protein 3 isoform X6, producing the protein MAASRSSRVTRSSVGLNGLDENFCGRTLRNRSIAQPEETSVSPLPRARSPKKKQESKQDAKQESKQESKQDAKQESKQDAKQESKQDTKQESKQDNKQQSKQDAPQDGQQQTLLQGKVTESNTSPAEVEQWTSSRKRGLSCLEKDISLEKSENCDRGKGARDASPQIKRAKRCSRSGESQGHEEEPELLKPESPVFVPESNKDKNCEELPSQNSANSASPIINKEEGELTEEKAGDGHLECDGAAQPPNAHKASNGLRENKAEEPCTLSEETSANPTSATNCPSLLNGSQTGAPSSPDPAVPCRNSVPVQMEVSGSGELSASSVQTFEAASEDPVPELIVAKEQEVQEVEVDVVGDPLCLAHEEQVTESESDTNGRSLTPVQEAAASASTSCNTTNRNNSPINNNSNSGETTPPLAPTPSPTEPECNPPVPSTPPTFSELYEHRYTLRTSPRRAATGGKSSSSKPSSPPRDNGPVREEGEVVVGLGEEEDSPMVEEHVPLDSLCPSNEEPVSVDSGDRVGGEDSGPMEVQDTKTNKEVMCSQAAEEEEEEEEPDVYYFESDHLALKHNKDYQRLLQTIGVLEAQRTQAILDLETLARQQREALESPISFVEQLQKRVNLGLPCPQRVVQLPEIAWEQYTSGLGDFEREFCDKKRKTRRLKLIFDKGLPVRPKSPVEPKKEGESSTMYSSLPTSDAPENGRQMQMIRGRICHPNKPDTFNQLWTVEEQKKLEQLLVKFPPEEVESRRWQKIADELGNRTAKQVASRVQKYFIKLTKAGIPVPGRTPNLCMYTKKASSKRQHHLNKHLYRPSTFLTSYEPPVYMDEDDERAAYYSAAQDPSADDSDDEGVPVELRNLPEYKELLELKRLKKQKLQEIQEDKTSVRHVGYKCDVCGMEPIQGVRWHCQDCPPDNSVDFCSNCSDCLFTTETHKPNHHLEPVNQTQPFLDRDYCLPQSTGYNYLDPNYFPANR; encoded by the exons ATGGCCGCATCCCGTTCCTCGCGTGTCACAAGGTCATCAGTGGGGCTCAATGGATTGGATGAGAACTTTTGTGGTCGAACCCTCAGGAACCGCAGCATTGCCCAACCAGAGGAGACCTCTGTGTCTCCTCTACCAAGGGCCAGGTCGCCCAAGAAGAAGCAGGAGTCGAAGCAGGATGCCAAGCAGGAGTCAAA GCAGGAGTCGAAGCAGGACGCCAAGCAGGAGTCGAAACAGGACGCCAAGCAGGAGTCGAAACAGGACACCAAGCAGGAGTCGAAACAGGACAACAAACAGCAGTCGAAGCAGGATGCTCCGCAAGATGGTCAGCAGCAGACCTTATTACAGGGCAAGGTAACTGAGTCAAATACATCACCAGCTGAGGTGGAACAATGGACCAGCTCCAGGAAGCGGGGTTTATCCTGCTTGGAAAAAGACATTAGTCTTGAGAAGTCCGAGAACTGTGATAGAGGAAAGGGGGCACGGGATGCCTCTCCTCAAATCAAAAGGGCAAAGCGGTGCTCCCGCTCTGGAGAGTCTCAGGGACACGAGGAGGAACCTGAGCTTCTGAAACCTGAAAGTCCAGTCTTTGTCCCAGAGTCTAACAAGGACAAAAATTGTGAAGAACTTCCCAGCCAAAACTCTGCTAACTCTGCCTCACCTATAATCAATAAAGAGGAAGGTGAACTGACGGAAGAAAAAGCAGGGGATGGTCATTTGGAGTGTGATGGGGCTGCTCAGCCCCCTAATGCTCACAAGGCCTCTAATGGACTCAGAGAGAATAAAGCAGAGGAACCTTGCACACTCTCTGAAGAGACTAGTGCAAATCCTACCTCTGCCACAAACTGCCCGTCACTGCTCAATGGCAGTCAGACAGGGGCTCCCTCATCGCCTGACCCTGCTGTGCCTTGTAGAAACTCTGTCCCTGTGCAGATGGAGGTCTCTGGCTCAGGAGAACTGTCAGCCTCATCTGTGCAGACATTTGAGGCTGCTTCAGAGGATCCTGTACCTGAGTTGATAGTGGCTAAGGAACAGGAGGTGCAGGAGGTGGAGGTTGACGTGGTGGGCGACCCTTTGTGTCTGGCTCATGAGGAGCAGGTGACGGAAAGCGAGAGCGACACCAATGGTCGGTCACTAACGCCGGTGCAGGAAGCTGCAGCCTCTGCCTCCACCTCCTGCAACACCACCAACAGGAACAATAGTCCAATCAACAACAATAGCAACTCAGGAGAAACTACACCCCCACTAGCACCAACCCCCTCCCCAACAGAGCCAGAGTGCAACCCCCCAGTACCCAGCACACCCCCCACTTTTTCAGAGCTCTATGAACACAGATACACCCTGCGGACTTCACCGAGGAGGGCTGCCACTGGTGGCAAATCCTCTTCCTCCAAGCCCAGCTCACCTCCTAGAGACAATGGTCCTGTAAGGGAAGAGGGGGAGGTGGTGGTAGGgctgggggaggaggaggactCCCCCATGGTGGAGGAACATGTTCCTTTGGACTCTTTGTGCCCCTCTAATGAGGAGCCTGTCTCTGTGGATTCTGGAGACAGGGTAGGTGGTGAGGACAGTGGACCCATGGAGGTCCAGGATACCAAGACCAATAAGGAGGTGATGTGCAGTCAGGctgctgaggaagaggaggaagaagaggagccaGATGTGTATTACTTTGAGTCTGACCACCTGGCCCTTAAACACAACAAAGA TTATCAGAGGTTGCTGCAGACCATTGGAGTTCTTGAGGCTCAACGCACACAGGCCATCCTGGACTTGGAGACTCTGGCACGACAACAGAGAGAGGCACTTGAAAGTCCCATCAGCTTTGTGGAACAGCTACAGAAACGG GTGAATTTGGGCTTGCCATGTCCCCAGAGAGTGGTCCAGCTTCCTGAAATTGCATGGGAGCAGTACACCTCAGGCCTGGGTGACTTTGAAAGAGAGTTCTGTGACAAGAAACGAAAAACTAGGCGACTTAAATTAATCTTTGACAAAG gtttgccTGTTCGACCAAAAAGTCCAGTCGAGCCCAAGAAGGAAGGGGAGTCCTCCACCATGTACTCTTCTCTGCCCACTAGTGATGCTCCAGAGAATGGCAGGCAGATGCAG ATGATCAGGGGGAGGATTTGTCACCCAAACAAACCTGACACATTTAACCAGCTGTGGACTGTGGAGGAACAg AAAAAACTGGAGCAGCTTCTTGTGAAGTTTCCTCCTGAGGAAGTGGAGTCCAGGAGATGGCAGAAGATCGCTGATGAGCTCGGCAATCGAACAGCAAAACAG gttgccAGTAGGGTTCAGAAGTATTTCATCAAACTGACAAAAGCTGGCATCCCTGTCCCTGGAAGAACACCCAACCTGTGCATGTACACTAAAAAG GCCTCTAGTAAAAGGCAGCATCATCTAAATAAGCACCTGTACCGGCCATCTACTTTCCTGACCTCCTATGAGCCTCCAGTCTACATGGATGAAGACGACGAGCGCGCGGCATACTACAGTGCTGCGCAGGACCCTTCTGCTGATGATTCG GACGATGAGGGTGTACCTGTGGAGTTGAGAAATTTGCCAGAGTACAAAGAGCTTTTGGAGCTGAAAAGGCTGAAAAAACAGAAGCTTCAGGAGATCCAGGAAGATAAGACGAGTGTACGGCACGTAGGCTACAAG TGTGATGTCTGCGGCATGGAGCCCATCCAGGGAGTGAGGTGGCACTGTCAGGACTGTCCGCCGGAcaactctgttgacttttgttccAACTGTTCCGACTG CTTGTTCACAACAGAGACCCACAAACCTAACCATCACTTGGAGCCGGTGAACCAGACACAGCCCTTCCTGGACAGAGACTACTGCCTGCCGCAGAGCACAGGGTACAACTACCTGGACCCTAACTACTTCCCAGCCAACAGATGA
- the zzz3 gene encoding ZZ-type zinc finger-containing protein 3 isoform X7, with the protein MAASRSSRVTRSSVGLNGLDENFCGRTLRNRSIAQPEETSVSPLPRARSPKKKQESKQDAKQESKQDAKQESKQDTKQESKQDNKQQSKQDAPQDGQQQTLLQGKVTESNTSPAEVEQWTSSRKRGLSCLEKDISLEKSENCDRGKGARDASPQIKRAKRCSRSGESQGHEEEPELLKPESPVFVPESNKDKNCEELPSQNSANSASPIINKEEGELTEEKAGDGHLECDGAAQPPNAHKASNGLRENKAEEPCTLSEETSANPTSATNCPSLLNGSQTGAPSSPDPAVPCRNSVPVQMEVSGSGELSASSVQTFEAASEDPVPELIVAKEQEVQEVEVDVVGDPLCLAHEEQVTESESDTNGRSLTPVQEAAASASTSCNTTNRNNSPINNNSNSGETTPPLAPTPSPTEPECNPPVPSTPPTFSELYEHRYTLRTSPRRAATGGKSSSSKPSSPPRDNGPVREEGEVVVGLGEEEDSPMVEEHVPLDSLCPSNEEPVSVDSGDRVGGEDSGPMEVQDTKTNKEVMCSQAAEEEEEEEEPDVYYFESDHLALKHNKDYQRLLQTIGVLEAQRTQAILDLETLARQQREALESPISFVEQLQKRVNLGLPCPQRVVQLPEIAWEQYTSGLGDFEREFCDKKRKTRRLKLIFDKGLPVRPKSPVEPKKEGESSTMYSSLPTSDAPENGRQMQMIRGRICHPNKPDTFNQLWTVEEQKKLEQLLVKFPPEEVESRRWQKIADELGNRTAKQVASRVQKYFIKLTKAGIPVPGRTPNLCMYTKKASSKRQHHLNKHLYRPSTFLTSYEPPVYMDEDDERAAYYSAAQDPSADDSDDEGVPVELRNLPEYKELLELKRLKKQKLQEIQEDKTSVRHVGYKCDVCGMEPIQGVRWHCQDCPPDNSVDFCSNCSDCLFTTETHKPNHHLEPVNQTQPFLDRDYCLPQSTGYNYLDPNYFPANR; encoded by the exons ATGGCCGCATCCCGTTCCTCGCGTGTCACAAGGTCATCAGTGGGGCTCAATGGATTGGATGAGAACTTTTGTGGTCGAACCCTCAGGAACCGCAGCATTGCCCAACCAGAGGAGACCTCTGTGTCTCCTCTACCAAGGGCCAGGTCGCCCAAGAAGAA GCAGGAGTCGAAGCAGGACGCCAAGCAGGAGTCGAAACAGGACGCCAAGCAGGAGTCGAAACAGGACACCAAGCAGGAGTCGAAACAGGACAACAAACAGCAGTCGAAGCAGGATGCTCCGCAAGATGGTCAGCAGCAGACCTTATTACAGGGCAAGGTAACTGAGTCAAATACATCACCAGCTGAGGTGGAACAATGGACCAGCTCCAGGAAGCGGGGTTTATCCTGCTTGGAAAAAGACATTAGTCTTGAGAAGTCCGAGAACTGTGATAGAGGAAAGGGGGCACGGGATGCCTCTCCTCAAATCAAAAGGGCAAAGCGGTGCTCCCGCTCTGGAGAGTCTCAGGGACACGAGGAGGAACCTGAGCTTCTGAAACCTGAAAGTCCAGTCTTTGTCCCAGAGTCTAACAAGGACAAAAATTGTGAAGAACTTCCCAGCCAAAACTCTGCTAACTCTGCCTCACCTATAATCAATAAAGAGGAAGGTGAACTGACGGAAGAAAAAGCAGGGGATGGTCATTTGGAGTGTGATGGGGCTGCTCAGCCCCCTAATGCTCACAAGGCCTCTAATGGACTCAGAGAGAATAAAGCAGAGGAACCTTGCACACTCTCTGAAGAGACTAGTGCAAATCCTACCTCTGCCACAAACTGCCCGTCACTGCTCAATGGCAGTCAGACAGGGGCTCCCTCATCGCCTGACCCTGCTGTGCCTTGTAGAAACTCTGTCCCTGTGCAGATGGAGGTCTCTGGCTCAGGAGAACTGTCAGCCTCATCTGTGCAGACATTTGAGGCTGCTTCAGAGGATCCTGTACCTGAGTTGATAGTGGCTAAGGAACAGGAGGTGCAGGAGGTGGAGGTTGACGTGGTGGGCGACCCTTTGTGTCTGGCTCATGAGGAGCAGGTGACGGAAAGCGAGAGCGACACCAATGGTCGGTCACTAACGCCGGTGCAGGAAGCTGCAGCCTCTGCCTCCACCTCCTGCAACACCACCAACAGGAACAATAGTCCAATCAACAACAATAGCAACTCAGGAGAAACTACACCCCCACTAGCACCAACCCCCTCCCCAACAGAGCCAGAGTGCAACCCCCCAGTACCCAGCACACCCCCCACTTTTTCAGAGCTCTATGAACACAGATACACCCTGCGGACTTCACCGAGGAGGGCTGCCACTGGTGGCAAATCCTCTTCCTCCAAGCCCAGCTCACCTCCTAGAGACAATGGTCCTGTAAGGGAAGAGGGGGAGGTGGTGGTAGGgctgggggaggaggaggactCCCCCATGGTGGAGGAACATGTTCCTTTGGACTCTTTGTGCCCCTCTAATGAGGAGCCTGTCTCTGTGGATTCTGGAGACAGGGTAGGTGGTGAGGACAGTGGACCCATGGAGGTCCAGGATACCAAGACCAATAAGGAGGTGATGTGCAGTCAGGctgctgaggaagaggaggaagaagaggagccaGATGTGTATTACTTTGAGTCTGACCACCTGGCCCTTAAACACAACAAAGA TTATCAGAGGTTGCTGCAGACCATTGGAGTTCTTGAGGCTCAACGCACACAGGCCATCCTGGACTTGGAGACTCTGGCACGACAACAGAGAGAGGCACTTGAAAGTCCCATCAGCTTTGTGGAACAGCTACAGAAACGG GTGAATTTGGGCTTGCCATGTCCCCAGAGAGTGGTCCAGCTTCCTGAAATTGCATGGGAGCAGTACACCTCAGGCCTGGGTGACTTTGAAAGAGAGTTCTGTGACAAGAAACGAAAAACTAGGCGACTTAAATTAATCTTTGACAAAG gtttgccTGTTCGACCAAAAAGTCCAGTCGAGCCCAAGAAGGAAGGGGAGTCCTCCACCATGTACTCTTCTCTGCCCACTAGTGATGCTCCAGAGAATGGCAGGCAGATGCAG ATGATCAGGGGGAGGATTTGTCACCCAAACAAACCTGACACATTTAACCAGCTGTGGACTGTGGAGGAACAg AAAAAACTGGAGCAGCTTCTTGTGAAGTTTCCTCCTGAGGAAGTGGAGTCCAGGAGATGGCAGAAGATCGCTGATGAGCTCGGCAATCGAACAGCAAAACAG gttgccAGTAGGGTTCAGAAGTATTTCATCAAACTGACAAAAGCTGGCATCCCTGTCCCTGGAAGAACACCCAACCTGTGCATGTACACTAAAAAG GCCTCTAGTAAAAGGCAGCATCATCTAAATAAGCACCTGTACCGGCCATCTACTTTCCTGACCTCCTATGAGCCTCCAGTCTACATGGATGAAGACGACGAGCGCGCGGCATACTACAGTGCTGCGCAGGACCCTTCTGCTGATGATTCG GACGATGAGGGTGTACCTGTGGAGTTGAGAAATTTGCCAGAGTACAAAGAGCTTTTGGAGCTGAAAAGGCTGAAAAAACAGAAGCTTCAGGAGATCCAGGAAGATAAGACGAGTGTACGGCACGTAGGCTACAAG TGTGATGTCTGCGGCATGGAGCCCATCCAGGGAGTGAGGTGGCACTGTCAGGACTGTCCGCCGGAcaactctgttgacttttgttccAACTGTTCCGACTG CTTGTTCACAACAGAGACCCACAAACCTAACCATCACTTGGAGCCGGTGAACCAGACACAGCCCTTCCTGGACAGAGACTACTGCCTGCCGCAGAGCACAGGGTACAACTACCTGGACCCTAACTACTTCCCAGCCAACAGATGA
- the zzz3 gene encoding ZZ-type zinc finger-containing protein 3 isoform X5 encodes MAASRSSRVTRSSVGLNGLDENFCGRTLRNRSIAQPEETSVSPLPRARSPKKKQESKQDAKQESKQESKQDIRQESKQDAKQESKQDAKQESKQDTKQESKQDNKQQSKQDAPQDGQQQTLLQGKVTESNTSPAEVEQWTSSRKRGLSCLEKDISLEKSENCDRGKGARDASPQIKRAKRCSRSGESQGHEEEPELLKPESPVFVPESNKDKNCEELPSQNSANSASPIINKEEGELTEEKAGDGHLECDGAAQPPNAHKASNGLRENKAEEPCTLSEETSANPTSATNCPSLLNGSQTGAPSSPDPAVPCRNSVPVQMEVSGSGELSASSVQTFEAASEDPVPELIVAKEQEVQEVEVDVVGDPLCLAHEEQVTESESDTNGRSLTPVQEAAASASTSCNTTNRNNSPINNNSNSGETTPPLAPTPSPTEPECNPPVPSTPPTFSELYEHRYTLRTSPRRAATGGKSSSSKPSSPPRDNGPVREEGEVVVGLGEEEDSPMVEEHVPLDSLCPSNEEPVSVDSGDRVGGEDSGPMEVQDTKTNKEVMCSQAAEEEEEEEEPDVYYFESDHLALKHNKDYQRLLQTIGVLEAQRTQAILDLETLARQQREALESPISFVEQLQKRVNLGLPCPQRVVQLPEIAWEQYTSGLGDFEREFCDKKRKTRRLKLIFDKGLPVRPKSPVEPKKEGESSTMYSSLPTSDAPENGRQMQMIRGRICHPNKPDTFNQLWTVEEQKKLEQLLVKFPPEEVESRRWQKIADELGNRTAKQVASRVQKYFIKLTKAGIPVPGRTPNLCMYTKKASSKRQHHLNKHLYRPSTFLTSYEPPVYMDEDDERAAYYSAAQDPSADDSDDEGVPVELRNLPEYKELLELKRLKKQKLQEIQEDKTSVRHVGYKCDVCGMEPIQGVRWHCQDCPPDNSVDFCSNCSDCLFTTETHKPNHHLEPVNQTQPFLDRDYCLPQSTGYNYLDPNYFPANR; translated from the exons ATGGCCGCATCCCGTTCCTCGCGTGTCACAAGGTCATCAGTGGGGCTCAATGGATTGGATGAGAACTTTTGTGGTCGAACCCTCAGGAACCGCAGCATTGCCCAACCAGAGGAGACCTCTGTGTCTCCTCTACCAAGGGCCAGGTCGCCCAAGAAGAAGCAGGAGTCGAAGCAGGATGCCAAGCAGGAGTCAAA GCAGGAGTCGAAGCAGGACATTAGGCAGGAGTCGAAGCAGGACGCCAAGCAGGAGTCGAAACAGGACGCCAAGCAGGAGTCGAAACAGGACACCAAGCAGGAGTCGAAACAGGACAACAAACAGCAGTCGAAGCAGGATGCTCCGCAAGATGGTCAGCAGCAGACCTTATTACAGGGCAAGGTAACTGAGTCAAATACATCACCAGCTGAGGTGGAACAATGGACCAGCTCCAGGAAGCGGGGTTTATCCTGCTTGGAAAAAGACATTAGTCTTGAGAAGTCCGAGAACTGTGATAGAGGAAAGGGGGCACGGGATGCCTCTCCTCAAATCAAAAGGGCAAAGCGGTGCTCCCGCTCTGGAGAGTCTCAGGGACACGAGGAGGAACCTGAGCTTCTGAAACCTGAAAGTCCAGTCTTTGTCCCAGAGTCTAACAAGGACAAAAATTGTGAAGAACTTCCCAGCCAAAACTCTGCTAACTCTGCCTCACCTATAATCAATAAAGAGGAAGGTGAACTGACGGAAGAAAAAGCAGGGGATGGTCATTTGGAGTGTGATGGGGCTGCTCAGCCCCCTAATGCTCACAAGGCCTCTAATGGACTCAGAGAGAATAAAGCAGAGGAACCTTGCACACTCTCTGAAGAGACTAGTGCAAATCCTACCTCTGCCACAAACTGCCCGTCACTGCTCAATGGCAGTCAGACAGGGGCTCCCTCATCGCCTGACCCTGCTGTGCCTTGTAGAAACTCTGTCCCTGTGCAGATGGAGGTCTCTGGCTCAGGAGAACTGTCAGCCTCATCTGTGCAGACATTTGAGGCTGCTTCAGAGGATCCTGTACCTGAGTTGATAGTGGCTAAGGAACAGGAGGTGCAGGAGGTGGAGGTTGACGTGGTGGGCGACCCTTTGTGTCTGGCTCATGAGGAGCAGGTGACGGAAAGCGAGAGCGACACCAATGGTCGGTCACTAACGCCGGTGCAGGAAGCTGCAGCCTCTGCCTCCACCTCCTGCAACACCACCAACAGGAACAATAGTCCAATCAACAACAATAGCAACTCAGGAGAAACTACACCCCCACTAGCACCAACCCCCTCCCCAACAGAGCCAGAGTGCAACCCCCCAGTACCCAGCACACCCCCCACTTTTTCAGAGCTCTATGAACACAGATACACCCTGCGGACTTCACCGAGGAGGGCTGCCACTGGTGGCAAATCCTCTTCCTCCAAGCCCAGCTCACCTCCTAGAGACAATGGTCCTGTAAGGGAAGAGGGGGAGGTGGTGGTAGGgctgggggaggaggaggactCCCCCATGGTGGAGGAACATGTTCCTTTGGACTCTTTGTGCCCCTCTAATGAGGAGCCTGTCTCTGTGGATTCTGGAGACAGGGTAGGTGGTGAGGACAGTGGACCCATGGAGGTCCAGGATACCAAGACCAATAAGGAGGTGATGTGCAGTCAGGctgctgaggaagaggaggaagaagaggagccaGATGTGTATTACTTTGAGTCTGACCACCTGGCCCTTAAACACAACAAAGA TTATCAGAGGTTGCTGCAGACCATTGGAGTTCTTGAGGCTCAACGCACACAGGCCATCCTGGACTTGGAGACTCTGGCACGACAACAGAGAGAGGCACTTGAAAGTCCCATCAGCTTTGTGGAACAGCTACAGAAACGG GTGAATTTGGGCTTGCCATGTCCCCAGAGAGTGGTCCAGCTTCCTGAAATTGCATGGGAGCAGTACACCTCAGGCCTGGGTGACTTTGAAAGAGAGTTCTGTGACAAGAAACGAAAAACTAGGCGACTTAAATTAATCTTTGACAAAG gtttgccTGTTCGACCAAAAAGTCCAGTCGAGCCCAAGAAGGAAGGGGAGTCCTCCACCATGTACTCTTCTCTGCCCACTAGTGATGCTCCAGAGAATGGCAGGCAGATGCAG ATGATCAGGGGGAGGATTTGTCACCCAAACAAACCTGACACATTTAACCAGCTGTGGACTGTGGAGGAACAg AAAAAACTGGAGCAGCTTCTTGTGAAGTTTCCTCCTGAGGAAGTGGAGTCCAGGAGATGGCAGAAGATCGCTGATGAGCTCGGCAATCGAACAGCAAAACAG gttgccAGTAGGGTTCAGAAGTATTTCATCAAACTGACAAAAGCTGGCATCCCTGTCCCTGGAAGAACACCCAACCTGTGCATGTACACTAAAAAG GCCTCTAGTAAAAGGCAGCATCATCTAAATAAGCACCTGTACCGGCCATCTACTTTCCTGACCTCCTATGAGCCTCCAGTCTACATGGATGAAGACGACGAGCGCGCGGCATACTACAGTGCTGCGCAGGACCCTTCTGCTGATGATTCG GACGATGAGGGTGTACCTGTGGAGTTGAGAAATTTGCCAGAGTACAAAGAGCTTTTGGAGCTGAAAAGGCTGAAAAAACAGAAGCTTCAGGAGATCCAGGAAGATAAGACGAGTGTACGGCACGTAGGCTACAAG TGTGATGTCTGCGGCATGGAGCCCATCCAGGGAGTGAGGTGGCACTGTCAGGACTGTCCGCCGGAcaactctgttgacttttgttccAACTGTTCCGACTG CTTGTTCACAACAGAGACCCACAAACCTAACCATCACTTGGAGCCGGTGAACCAGACACAGCCCTTCCTGGACAGAGACTACTGCCTGCCGCAGAGCACAGGGTACAACTACCTGGACCCTAACTACTTCCCAGCCAACAGATGA